The following proteins are co-located in the Planococcus plakortidis genome:
- a CDS encoding YveK family protein gives MESTFNMKEFFKNLKKRLPLILAMTVAFVAIAAAVSYLWMKPVYQASTQILVNKAPANAQEFSMQDIDTNLQLISTYNVIIKSPAILTEVINELGLNETVQSLNDRIEVSSIEDSQVVTLEVEDGSMQQAVLIANTTAKVFEQEIRNLMRVDNVSILAPAMMPGSPEPVKPDPLFNMAVGAIIGFMLGTGLAIVLDQLNTTVRTEEDIDELLGLQVLGVVSPVGDLDKTDKPSKHTDRMELDENVESDSVKTAARPKVGSTY, from the coding sequence ATGGAAAGTACATTCAATATGAAAGAGTTTTTCAAGAACCTGAAGAAACGCCTGCCGCTCATTCTCGCGATGACGGTCGCCTTTGTCGCCATCGCGGCAGCTGTCAGTTATTTATGGATGAAACCGGTCTATCAGGCATCGACACAGATCCTCGTCAATAAAGCGCCGGCAAATGCACAGGAATTCAGCATGCAGGATATCGATACGAACCTTCAATTGATCAGCACCTATAACGTCATCATCAAGAGCCCGGCGATCTTGACGGAAGTCATCAATGAGCTGGGGCTCAACGAGACGGTACAATCGCTGAACGATCGGATTGAAGTGTCAAGCATCGAGGATTCGCAAGTCGTGACGCTCGAAGTCGAAGACGGCTCGATGCAGCAGGCGGTACTGATCGCCAATACGACCGCTAAAGTATTTGAACAGGAAATCCGCAATTTGATGCGTGTCGACAACGTCAGCATCCTGGCACCGGCCATGATGCCCGGAAGCCCTGAACCGGTCAAGCCGGATCCGCTGTTCAATATGGCAGTCGGAGCGATCATCGGCTTCATGCTCGGAACCGGACTTGCCATCGTCCTCGATCAATTGAACACGACGGTGCGTACGGAAGAGGACATCGATGAATTGCTTGGCCTGCAAGTGCTCGGTGTCGTGAGCCCGGTCGGCGACTTGGATAAGACGGATAAACCATCGAAACATACTGACAGAATGGAGTTGGATGAGAATGTTGAATCAGACAGCGTCAAAACGGCCGCTCGCCCGAAAGTTGGTAGCACGTATTAA
- a CDS encoding DUF4870 domain-containing protein: MIENKIKMTNEPPVDFEQQTIFKQSREAPSTQPSITGLGLSENVAGSLAYLLGFFSGFVLLMVERENRFVRYHAFQSVYVSILFFTLFTAAGMMPMTGWVAEVFLMPIGLVLWIILMLNAHNGKALRLWIIGRFAEKQLH, encoded by the coding sequence ATGATTGAGAACAAGATCAAGATGACGAATGAACCGCCTGTCGATTTTGAGCAGCAAACCATCTTCAAGCAGAGCCGGGAAGCGCCAAGCACCCAGCCTTCCATCACCGGGCTTGGCCTTTCGGAAAATGTCGCAGGATCGCTTGCGTATTTGCTCGGGTTTTTCTCGGGCTTCGTCCTGCTGATGGTCGAGCGGGAAAATCGTTTCGTCCGTTACCACGCTTTCCAGTCCGTGTATGTCTCGATTCTTTTTTTCACATTGTTTACAGCAGCCGGCATGATGCCGATGACAGGGTGGGTGGCTGAAGTGTTCTTGATGCCGATCGGCTTGGTGCTGTGGATCATCCTCATGTTGAACGCACATAACGGGAAGGCGCTGCGCCTGTGGATCATCGGCCGCTTTGCAGAAAAACAGCTCCATTGA
- a CDS encoding response regulator transcription factor, with protein MNSATVLIVEDEDGIRELMRLFLVKKGYDIIEAEDGYEAMDVLSKENPDLILLDIEMPGMSGLELCEKIRIRTKTPILFVSYRKELAYKIQGLEVGGDDYITKPFDFTELEARVKAILRRNGWKSGEEDKLSILKFGDLHIHVDSRELYVKGKPVKLYHKEFQLLLLMAQTPNRVWTAEQLYDQVWGYYSEGDVQTVKVHISNLRRKVENDPATPRYIQTVRGFGYKFTN; from the coding sequence ATGAACAGTGCAACTGTACTGATTGTCGAAGACGAAGACGGTATCCGTGAATTGATGCGTTTGTTCCTGGTGAAGAAAGGCTATGACATCATCGAGGCCGAAGACGGATATGAGGCGATGGATGTGCTGTCCAAAGAAAATCCGGACCTGATTTTGCTGGATATCGAAATGCCCGGCATGAGCGGCTTGGAATTGTGCGAGAAGATCCGGATCCGGACCAAGACGCCGATCCTCTTCGTCAGCTACCGGAAAGAACTCGCCTATAAAATACAAGGGCTTGAAGTGGGTGGCGATGATTACATCACCAAGCCCTTCGACTTCACGGAACTCGAAGCGCGCGTCAAGGCGATCTTGCGGCGCAACGGCTGGAAAAGCGGGGAAGAGGACAAACTGTCGATCCTGAAATTCGGGGATCTCCATATCCATGTCGATTCACGTGAGCTGTACGTGAAAGGAAAGCCCGTGAAACTCTACCATAAAGAGTTTCAATTATTGCTCTTGATGGCCCAGACACCGAACCGTGTCTGGACAGCTGAACAATTATACGACCAAGTGTGGGGCTATTATTCAGAAGGCGATGTCCAGACGGTCAAGGTCCACATCAGCAATCTGCGCCGGAAAGTGGAGAACGACCCGGCCACCCCGCGCTATATCCAGACCGTCCGGGGATTCGGATATAAGTTCACGAATTGA